In Trichocoleus sp. FACHB-46, a genomic segment contains:
- a CDS encoding CHASE3 domain-containing protein: protein MRPRALNNRINAGFALALVIFLLLSSSLVFFSLLWLQASKSESRAAEISRQLERVLLLTIDVETGQHGFILTGREEYLEPYYRAIATIDESQNRLRQAVDDPQQQLWLQQLEPLINRRISLAKQAVQLRQEQGFIAAQEQILSNQGKQVQDQIRDMVAQLQYRETKLLNARSREAQQVAKITIVGAIAGLVAAPLLVFYQLRLVRQKVRQVSQAESNLRQANEQLESANQELEGFTYAASHDLKTPLRGISGLIAILKRKISSKITNEEHSLLEQIIKDCEYAMRLVDDILIYSRVGRLQEQPKLVNVNQLLTEVVAHLNPEIIKTQASIRWDRIPNVWADPFQLIQVFENLIANALKYRSKEHPLIISITAEATPQEWIFSVRDNGIGIAPEDQGQLFTMFKRLHSQSEYEGTGIGLATVKKIAMRHGGTAWVESEGAGCGSTFRFSIRR, encoded by the coding sequence ATGAGGCCAAGGGCACTCAACAACAGGATCAACGCTGGGTTTGCCCTGGCACTGGTTATATTTCTATTACTTAGTAGCAGTCTCGTTTTCTTTTCACTGCTGTGGTTGCAGGCATCCAAAAGCGAGAGTAGGGCTGCTGAAATTAGTAGGCAACTAGAACGAGTGCTGTTGCTGACCATTGATGTAGAAACAGGACAGCACGGCTTCATCTTGACTGGTAGGGAGGAATATTTAGAGCCCTACTACCGAGCGATCGCCACGATTGATGAGTCACAAAATAGACTACGTCAGGCAGTGGATGATCCTCAACAGCAGTTATGGCTGCAACAACTAGAACCTTTGATTAACCGAAGGATAAGCCTAGCCAAACAAGCCGTTCAACTGAGGCAAGAACAGGGCTTTATAGCTGCTCAAGAACAAATCTTGTCTAACCAAGGCAAACAAGTGCAAGACCAAATTCGGGATATGGTCGCACAGCTGCAATATCGGGAAACGAAGTTACTGAATGCTCGGTCTCGCGAAGCTCAACAAGTTGCAAAGATAACTATTGTTGGAGCGATCGCTGGGTTAGTTGCAGCTCCTTTGCTCGTCTTTTACCAGCTCCGCCTGGTACGCCAAAAAGTGCGTCAGGTCAGTCAAGCTGAGTCGAATTTGAGGCAGGCTAACGAACAACTCGAATCAGCCAACCAAGAATTAGAAGGCTTTACCTACGCAGCTTCCCACGACCTGAAGACTCCTCTTAGGGGAATTAGTGGGTTAATTGCCATTTTGAAGCGCAAAATCAGTAGCAAAATCACCAATGAAGAGCACAGCTTGCTAGAGCAGATCATCAAGGATTGCGAGTATGCAATGCGCTTAGTTGACGACATTTTGATTTACTCGCGTGTAGGCCGACTGCAAGAGCAACCAAAACTTGTCAATGTCAATCAACTTTTAACAGAAGTCGTAGCGCACCTAAATCCCGAAATCATCAAAACTCAAGCTTCAATCCGTTGGGACAGGATACCCAATGTCTGGGCAGACCCGTTTCAGTTGATTCAGGTATTTGAAAATTTGATTGCCAATGCCCTGAAATATCGATCTAAAGAGCATCCACTTATCATTTCTATTACTGCTGAAGCAACGCCGCAAGAGTGGATTTTTAGTGTGCGAGATAACGGTATTGGTATCGCTCCAGAGGACCAAGGACAGTTATTTACGATGTTCAAACGCCTACACTCTCAAAGCGAATACGAAGGTACAGGAATTGGTCTTGCCACCGTAAAAAAAATTGCCATGAGACATGGTGGTACGGCTTGGGTTGAGTCTGAAGGGGCAGGGTGCGGTTCCACATTCCGATTCTCAATTAGAAGGTGA